The Maniola jurtina chromosome 1, ilManJurt1.1, whole genome shotgun sequence genome has a window encoding:
- the LOC123868235 gene encoding plexin-B → MAASKTLLVITFWLRCTIVYGYEFISQYPKIQNETFHFNHLAVDRVSGQVYVGSVNSLHQLSPDLKPIHVVQTGPKLDNPICHASGCPSTDVQTTWTDNVNKILVIDQEARIVIACGSVAQGSCYKYKLGDLSAEPEFVAESVAANDAEASTYAFIGPERYNSWDRSNVLYVGTTFTNNGEYRHDVPAISSRDLMSLQLAQFTFSKQSLIQIDVKYRDNFLVQYVYGFNASDYAYFLIIQKHSHLAGNEELGYVSRLARTCVNDDNYNSYTEVTLECNVREENSGKSEIVNYNLVQDAKIAKAGVNLATQFGVETGDPVLVVSFSPSKGITNEPIPKSAICVYSLQEIEIKFNENVHMCFNGSTKARNMGYISGMISDGKCPSVGSTGNILNFCEVGLKISGLYPIKAMSVIHWNDTLITSITMSVTGLHTVAFLGTNDGTLKKVLIDAEKALQYSSEALLPGQKILPDTTLSPYGKTLYILAKNTIVQIPTEKCAEQGNCSSCLESNDPHCGWCSLEKRCTVQSMCQKGTQSAPRWLSQYTGQQCIDFEQIQPDRISMSEVTTVQLIIRTLPELPFGAKYKCVFGNAPPIDAAVTSTGLACPTPDIKHRPKITQNQDHIYVPLSVHSSETNKDFVSRNFAFYDCSKHITCHTCIMSEWACNWCIYDNKCTHDISVCQRTIISGENNPTKLLNHGIGHCPRIRQYKKPILLPNNVPKELELEVENLPHLQPGHTGFQCIVSIELANMILPARVESNHFIVCDKTMYSYEEDVGEYNISVKVFWNHKHYIDTITITLYKCEILGSHRDHADCSLCITRNSVYQCTWCGNSCSYSESCLENPVTECPKPRIDMIKPLSGPIEGGTLVTIEGSNLGLRVEEVTGKVRIGDVLCDIVDFEVSVSITCKTGPSNGSVVAPVIVENDAGYTESSVLFSYKNIKLQGIYPSLGPVSGGTQLAIGGQHLNIGSAISAYLDELSCSVNTTQTSNSRLICITPKANAPRIIHTLTVSIDNANRTLYGDLFNYTADPTIMEIKPLKSFVSGGRMITVHGTNLHTIQKPLMKLYYANEQIPVNATACAVLNSNQMECPSPAVNKKYHDILQATKSQTNTPQIAMKVGFVMDNVETMHDLEKYFNPPRTHMVFVEDPHVYHFPNRIKSYKGDPLVIEGENLIRASDESDVIVTIGTQPCNVTSLTMQQLLCTPPEVQPPNTDENGFQITDINLPLVVVKIGRNLRFPIGYLHYELLRNYNFPPEAIAGIAAGTFFLVLIFMIVLVMYRRRSTKAEREYKRIQIQMDTLESNVRLECKLAFAELQTDMSDLAADLEHSGIPTLDHVNYVMKVFFPGVSDHPILNVQRQFINTPRTNYDAAMVQFEQLLNNKCFLLSFIDTLEAQKSFNIRDKVNVASLLMVILMGKMEYATDILKSLLLRLIDKSVCTKHPQLMLRRTESVVEKMLTNWMALCMYYYLKEYAGSSLFLLFKAIKHQIEKGVVDAITHEARYSLSEEKLLKEQIDYQVVTLHIVQDDFDDKVQCKVLDCDSISQVKSKILDALFKNTPFSMRPSVHDVDLEWRHGRGGHVTLQDEDLTTKTLNGWRKLNTLAHYGVKESAVMSLISRQNDSFNTPYKIPCKNCTGIYCSNSHIRVYKSDISDQNVHYYHLVKPIEYQHIVNKSSEHSHKAIPEIFLTRLLSTKGTVHKFVDDFFSTILTVNEVLPPAVKWLFDLFDDAARAHGIINPEVVHAWKSNSLPLRFWVNLIKNPDFIFDINKTATVDSSLSVIAQTFMDACSSSEHRLCKDSPSNKLLFAKDLPTYREMVIHFYQAVSQLPQVSDQELSTSMQQLSVEQLNEFDTLSALKELYIYVSKYREQIILGLENKMHLAHKLDNVACTLEGDPSAVC, encoded by the coding sequence ATGGCTGCATCTAAGACATTATTAGTCATAACATTTTGGCTTCGATGCACAATAGTTTATGGATACGAGTTTATATCACAATATCCTAAAATCCAAAATGAGACATTCCACTTTAATCATCTTGCCGTTGATAGAGTCAGCGGCCAGGTATACGTAGGTTCAGTGAACTCCCTTCATCAGCTTAGCCCTGATCTGAAGCCGATACATGTTGTTCAGACCGGACCTAAACTCGATAATCCTATATGCCATGCCAGTGGTTGCCCTTCGACGGACGTCCAAACAACATGGACCGACAACGTGAATAAGATTCTAGTGATCGATCAAGAAGCGAGAATCGTGATAGCTTGCGGATCAGTGGCACAGGGTTCATGTTATAAGTATAAGCTGGGAGATCTTTCGGCGGAGCCTGAGTTTGTGGCTGAGAGTGTTGCAGCGAACGACGCGGAAGCCTCTACTTACGCGTTCATTGGTCCCGAAAGATACAACTCCTGGGACCGCTCTAATGTGCTGTATGTAGGAACTACGTTTACAAACAACGGAGAGTACAGACACGATGTTCCCGCAATATCCAGCAGAGATCTCATGTCGCTTCAGCTGGCCCAGTTTACTTTCTCGAAGCAAAGTTTAATACAAATAGATGTTAAATACAGGGACAATTTTCTAGTGCAATATGTTTACGGATTTAACGCTAGTGACTATGCTTATTTTCTTATTATACAGAAACACTCTCATCTTGCTGGCAATGAAGAGCTAGGATATGTGTCTCGTTTAGCCCGCACCTGTGTTAATGATGACAACTACAACAGCTATACAGAGGTGACTTTGGAGTGTAATGTCCGAGAAGAAAATAGTGGTAAGAGTGAAATTGTCAATTATAATTTAGTTCAAGATGCAAAAATAGCAAAGGCTGGTGTTAATTTAGCTACACAGTTTGGAGTAGAGACTGGTGATCCTGTACTTGTAGTATCATTTAGTCCATCCAAAGGAATCACTAACGAACCTATTCCAAAATCAGCCATTTGTGTATATTCATTACAAGAAATAGAAATTAAGTTTAATGAAAATGTTCATATGTGTTTCAATGGTAGCACTAAGGCTCGTAATATGGGTTATATTTCAGGCATGATATCTGATGGTAAATGTCCGAGTGTCGGCTCCACTGGTAACATTCTTAATTTTTGTGAGGTAGGCCTTAAAATAAGTGGTCTTTATCCCATCAAAGCTATGTCTGTCATACATTGGAATGATACTTTGATCACTTCCATTACTATGTCTGTGACTGGGTTACATACTGTAGCATTTCTAGGTACCAATGATGGGACTTTGAAGAAAGTATTAATAGATGCTGAAAAAGCATTACAGTATTCTAGTGAGGCTTTACTTCCTGGTCAGAAAATTTTACCTGACACCACATTATCACCTTACGGCAAAACACTTTATATTTTGgcaaaaaatacaatagtacaGATTCCCACTGAAAAATGTGCAGAACAAGGCAACTGTTCATCTTGCCTAGAATCAAATGATCCTCACTGTGGATGGTGCTCTCTAGAAAAACGGTGTACAGTCCAAAGTATGTGTCAAAAGGGTACACAAAGTGCACCCAGGTGGCTGTCTCAGTACACAGGACAGCAATgcattgattttgaacaaattCAACCTGATAGAATATCAATGTCTGAAGTGACTACTGTCCAATTAATTATTAGAACTTTACCAGAACTTCCATTTGGAGCCAAATATAAATGTGtctttggaaatgccccccctatAGATGCAGCAGTGACATCAACGGGCTTGGCATGTCCTACACCTGATATTAAACACAGGCCTAAAATAACTCAAAACCAAGACCACATTTATGTACCCCTTTCTGTTCACTCGTCGGAAACAAATAAGGATTTTGTTTCCCGTAACTTTGCATTTTATGATTGTTCAAAGCACATTACATGTCATACATGCATAATGAGTGAGTGGGCTTGCAATTGGTGTATTTATGATAATAAATGTACTCATGATATATCTGTATGCCAGAGGACCATTATAAGTGGTGAAAATAATCCAACTAAACTACTCAATCATGGAATCGGTCACTGCCCTAGAATTAGGCAATACAAGAAACCAATCTTGTTGCCTAACAATGTACCAAAAGAATTAGAGCTAGAAGTTGAAAACTTGCCACATTTACAACCTGGGCACACAGGATTTCAATGTATTGTCAGTATTGAGTTAGCTAACATGATTTTACCAGCGAGAGTTGAATCTAACCATTTTATTGTATGTGACAAAACAATGTACTCATATGAGGAAGATGTGGGAGAATATAACATAAGTGTTAAAGTTTTTTGGAATCATAAACATTATATAGATACAATTACAATAACCTTATACAAATGTGAAATTCTTGGCTCTCACAGGGACCATGCTGACTGTTCTCTTTGTATTACAAGAAATTCAGTTTATCAGTGCACTTGGTGTGGCAATTCATGTTCTTATAGTGAATCTTGTTTGGAAAATCCTGTGACAGAATGTCCTAAACCTCGAATTGACATGATTAAACCTCTGAGTGGACCTATAGAAGGTGGAACTTTAGTTACCATTGAAGGTAGCAATTTGGGTTTGAGGGTTGAAGAAGTAACTGGAAAAGTGAGGATTGGAGATGTACTTTGTGATATTGTAGACTTTGAAGTATCTGTTAGCATAACTTGTAAAACCGGTCCATCCAATGGTTCAGTAGTTGCTCCAGTTATAGTTGAAAATGATGCAGGTTATACTGAATCTTCTGTATTATTcagttacaaaaatattaaactgCAAGGTATTTATCCATCCTTAGGTCCTGTTTCAGGAGGTACACAATTAGCTATTGGTGGGCAACATCTTAATATTGGATCAGCTATTTCAGCATATTTGGATGAACTATCATGTTCTGTAAACACAACTCAGACATCAAATAGTAGATTAATATGCATTACCCCTAAAGCTAATGCACCTCGTATTATTCATACATTGACAGTATCTATAGATAATGCAAATCGAACTTTGTATGGAGACCTTTTTAATTACACAGCAGACCCAACAATCATGGAGATAAAACCGTTAAAAAGTTTTGTATCTGGTGGAAGAATGATAACAGTTCATGGTACAAATTTGCATACAATTCAGAAACCACTTATGAAATTATATTATGCTAATGAACAGATCCCTGTCAACGCCACAGCTTGTGCGGTACTAAATTCGAATCAAATGGAATGTCCCAGCCCGgctgtgaataaaaaatatcatgaTATATTACAAGCAACTAAGTCCCAGACAAATACACCACAAATAGCTATGAAAGTAGGTTTTGTGATGGATAATGTAGAGACAATGCAtgatttagaaaaatatttcaatCCACCCAGAACTCATATGGTATTTGTTGAAGATCCTCATGTTTATCATTTTCCAAATCGAATAAAATCCTACAAAGGTGATCCTTTAGTTATAGAAGGTGAAAACCTAATCAGAGCAAGTGATGAATCAGATGTAATTGTCACTATCGGTACCCAGCCATGCAATGTCACAAGTCTAACCATGCAACAGTTGCTCTGTACGCCACCTGAAGTACAACCTCCTAATACTGACGAGAACGGTTTTCAaattacggatattaatttacCCCTAGTAGTCGTAAAAATAGGCAGAAATTTACGATTTCCGATTGGATATTTACATTACGAATTACTTAGAAATTATAACTTCCCACCAGAGGCCATAGCAGGGATTGCAGCAGGAACCTTCTTTTTAGTTCTTATATTCATGATAGTTTTAGTTATGTATCGAAGGCGAAGTACAAAGGCAGAACGGGAGTATAAAAGAATACAAATTCAGATGGACACGTTGGAAAGTAATGTAAGACTAGAATGTAAGTTGGCTTTTGCAGAACTTCAAACTGATATGTCTGATTTGGCAGCAGATTTGGAACATTCAGGCATTCCAACCTTAGATCATGTAAATTACGTGATGAAAGTATTCTTCCCTGGCGTATCTGACCATCCCATATTAAATGTTCAGCGTCAATTTATAAATACGCCTCGGACTAATTATGATGCAGCCATGGTTCAATTTGAACAGCTATTGAATAATAAATGTTTCCTTCTGTCATTTATAGACACATTAGAAGCCCAAAAATCTTTCAATATACGAGATAAAGTTAATGTAGCTTCTCTATTGATGGTGATTTTAATGGGCAAAATGGAATATGCTACAGATATTCTGAAGTCACTACTTTTACGTCTTATTGACAAATCAGTGTGCACCAAACATCCTCAGCTAATGCTGAGAAGAACTGAAAGTGTTGTTGAAAAAATGCTTACAAACTGGATGgcattatgtatgtattactaCCTAAAGGAGTATGCCGGTTCGTCACTATTTTTGCTGTTCAAGGCAATCAAACACCAGATTGAAAAGGGTGTTGTAGATGCTATAACCCATGAAGCTCGATATTCTTTGTCTGAAGAAAAGCTTTTGAAAGAACAGATAGATTATCAAGTAGTTACTTTGCATATAGTGCAAGATGATTTTGATGATAAAGTCCAATGTAAAGTTTTAGATTGTGATAGTATATCACAAGTGAAGTCTAAAATACTCGatgctttatttaaaaatactccATTTAGTATGAGACCTTCCGTCCACGATGTTGATTTAGAATGGCGACATGGAAGAGGTGGTCATGTCACTCTGCAAGATGAAGATCTCACAACGAAAACTCTTAACGGCTGGCGAAAGTTAAATACGTTAGCTCATTACGGCGTAAAAGAATCTGCGGTTATGTCGTTAATATCGCGGCAAAACGACAGTTTCAACACACCTTATAAGATTCCCTGCAAAAATTGCACAGGAATTTACTGTTCCAATTCTCACATACGCGTTTACAAAAGTGACATTAGTGACCAAAATGTGCACTACTATCATTTAGTTAAACCAATTGAATACCAACATATTGTGAACAAGTCTTCTGAACATAGTCATAAAGCCATTCCAGAGATATTCCTAACTCGCCTCTTATCTACGAAGGGCACAGTCCATAAGTTTGTTGATGACTTTTTTAGCACCATATTAACAGTAAATGAAGTTTTGCCTCCTGCTGTTAAGTGGCTATTTGATCTTTTCGACGATGCAGCCAGGGCACATGGCATTATAAACCCTGAGGTTGTTCATGCCTGGAAGTCAAATAGTTTACCGCTGAGATTTTGGgtaaatctaataaaaaatcCTGATTTTATATTTGATATAAATAAAACGGCAACAGTAGATTCCTCTTTATCTGTGATTGCTCAAACTTTTATGGATGCGTGTTCATCTTCGGAGCATCGATTATGTAAAGATTCGCCGTCAAACAAGTTACTTTTTGCAAAAGATTTGCCGACCTATAGGGAAATGGTCATTCATTTTTACCAGGCAGTGTCTCAATTACCTCAAGTATCCGACCAAGAGCTAAGTACTTCTATGCAGCAGCTTTCAGTCGAGCAGTTGAATGAGTTCGATACT